GGGCGGATAGACCTCCTCCAGGCAGAATCAGTCCTCGATATCATACAGAGCGAAACTGACGAAGAGTTCCGGTGTGCCTTCAACTATCTGAAAGGCGCCATTTCCGGGAAGATCCACGTGATGCAAAAGGCTATACAGACAACGCTTGCCAATACAGAGGCGCTCATTGATTTCCCCGAAGAAGACGTCGATGTTAACGAGGAAGATCTTTTTTCTGTCCTTGAAAAAACAAAAAGGGACATGGAAGCCCTTATCGGATCCTATGAAGAGGGGAGGGCCATTAAACAGGGTCTGGATGTCCTCATCGCCGGCAAAACAAATGTGGGAAAATCGAGTCTTCTCAACGCCCTTCTCGTGAAAGAGCGGGCTATCGTGACCCCTGTTCCGGGCACGACAAGGGACATGATAGAGGACACGATATACATAAAGGGCATCAAGGTAAAGATCATAGACACCGCCGGGATCAGGACACCTTCGGACATCGTTGAGCAGGAAGGCATTGCGAGGGTGAAGCGGAAGATATCCGAGACGGACCTTATTATCTGGGTCCTCGATGGCTCCGAGGCCTATTCACAAGAGGACGACGAGGTCTACCGGGAGATCCGGGATAACCATTTTGTTGTCGCGCTCAATAAGATCGACCTTCCTCAGGCAATAGATATAAAAGAATTAGTGTCAAAAGGACTTCAATGGGTTGAGATATCGGCCCTGAAAGACGTTGGCCTTGAAAAACTGAAAGGATCTATCTATGCGGGGCTCATGGGCAACAACAGAAGACCTGACAAAACACTTATCACAAACATGCGCCACAAGAATGCCCTTGCAGAGGCAAAAGATAATATCGAACGTGCAATAGAATGCAGAAAAAATAAGGAACCACTCGAATTTATAGCCTTTGAGCTCCGTGAGGCCCTTCACCATCTCGGAGAAATAACCGGCGAAACCTTCACCGACGACATACTCAACGAAATATTCCACAAATTCTGCATCGGGAAATAATCAGGTTCAGCTGTCGGCTGATAGATAATAGTATATCGTATATCGTATATAGTATATCTTAAATTCCGGTTCATCTCATTACAACCTTCCGGGGTATTGCCTTCTGTTTTTCTCATCTTCTTATCCTCTCCTCACCTCACGGTTTTTTTTGTTATCCTCTCGATATACGATATACGAACTACGATATACGGTTTTCACCATCAGTTGCATCATTATTGGTTATTTTTGGTTACTATTGGTTACATCTTAGGATTTTAGCCATACGCCTTATTATCATGTCATTATTCCGGTTGCAAAAAACATAAGCCGGTATATACTTTATGTATAAATTATTAAAAAATAAAGGGGGATAGTTATGGATAAAATTCTAAGGATCGATATGGGGGCCGAAGGGGGTCCTAAAGCAACTGCATCTCCTATTGGTGCATACGCAGGTCTTGGCGGGAGAGGACTTACATCATCCATCGTGGCAAAAGAGGTTGATCCCTTATGTCATCCCCTTGGCCCGGAAAACAAACTCGTCATAGCGCCGGGTTTATTGAGCGGAAGCATTGCCGCCATGTCCGGGAGGGTCTCTGTGGGCTGCAAAAGCCCTCTCACAGGCGGGATAAAGGAAGCCAACGCAGGAGGGCAGCCGTCCCAGATGCTGGCAAGACTCGGTTATGCGGCAATCGTCCTTGAGGGAAAGCCGAAAGACGGCAGTCTTTACAAGATCCTCATCAACAAAGACGGGGTGAAGATCTCCGAGGATAAGAGCCTGAAGATGTTGAGCAACTACCAGGTTGTTGAGAAGATAAAGGGGGAATTCGGCGATAAGGTCGCTTGCATATCTATCGGCCAGGCCGGTGAGATGCGATTGCCGGCGGCATCTGTAGCATTCACTGACATGGAACTGAGACCGACCCGTCACGCAGGACGGGGCGGCGTTGGCGCTGTTATGGGCTCCAAGGGGGTCAAGGTCATTATCGTAGACGATACCGATCTGCCGATGTGTCAGCCCAAAGACCCTGAAAAGTTCAGGGCGGCAAACATGAAGTTCGTCGAAGGGCTCCGCACGCATGCCGTCACAGGACAGGCGCTCCCCTCATACGGTACTAACGTCCTCGCAAACATTATCAATGAAGCAGGCGGATATCCCACATACAATTTCAAACAGGGAAGGTTCGATGGTGTGGCGAAGATCAGCGGCGAGACATACGCTGAGCTTGAAACGAAACGAGGCGGCCTCGCTACGCACGGCTGTCACAGGGGATGTGTGATCCGCTGTTCGGGTGTTTACAATGATAAAGACGGCCATTTTATCAGCAAGCAGCCGGAATACGAGACCGTTTGGGCACACGGCGCAAATTGCGGGATCGATGACCCCGATAAGATCGCCATGCTCGATTTTCTCGATGACGACATCGGTCTCGATACCATAGAGATGGGGGCAGCGATCGGGGTAGCCATGGATGGAGGTCTCATACAGTTCGGCGACGCGGACGGGGCAATAAACCTCATCAAAGAGGTTGGGAAAGGCACGCCCCTGGGACATATCATCGGAAGCGGAGCTGCGGTAACAGGTAAGGCCTTCGGTGTTGAAAAGGTGCCTGTTGTTAAAGGTCAGGCCCTGCCTGCCTATGACCCGCGTGCGGTCCAGGGCATGGGGGTCACCTACGCGACAAGTCCCATGGGGGCAGACCATACCGCAGGATATGCCGTGGCGACAAACATCCTGAAGGTAGGCGGTGATGTGGATCCTCTGAAGCCCGCCGGCCAGATTGAGCTTTCCAGAAACCTCCAGATTGCCACCGCGGCGGTAGACTCCACCGGCATGTGCCTCTTTATCGCCTTCGCGATCCTTGATCAGCCGGAGACATTCCAGGCCCTTCTCGATATGTTGAATGCCTTTTATGGACTTGAACTAACCGCCGAAGGAGTAGCGGGATTGGGTAAG
This Syntrophorhabdaceae bacterium DNA region includes the following protein-coding sequences:
- the mnmE gene encoding tRNA uridine-5-carboxymethylaminomethyl(34) synthesis GTPase MnmE yields the protein MEDADTICAISTPPGEGGIGIIRISGNKAHSILKQVFRPRKQRGIFLPSMLYLGDIVEPENNATLDEVLAVLMKAPQTYTREDTAEIYAHGGYVTQKNILSLIIKSGARLAEPGEFTKRAFLNGRIDLLQAESVLDIIQSETDEEFRCAFNYLKGAISGKIHVMQKAIQTTLANTEALIDFPEEDVDVNEEDLFSVLEKTKRDMEALIGSYEEGRAIKQGLDVLIAGKTNVGKSSLLNALLVKERAIVTPVPGTTRDMIEDTIYIKGIKVKIIDTAGIRTPSDIVEQEGIARVKRKISETDLIIWVLDGSEAYSQEDDEVYREIRDNHFVVALNKIDLPQAIDIKELVSKGLQWVEISALKDVGLEKLKGSIYAGLMGNNRRPDKTLITNMRHKNALAEAKDNIERAIECRKNKEPLEFIAFELREALHHLGEITGETFTDDILNEIFHKFCIGK
- a CDS encoding aldehyde ferredoxin oxidoreductase C-terminal domain-containing protein, which produces MDKILRIDMGAEGGPKATASPIGAYAGLGGRGLTSSIVAKEVDPLCHPLGPENKLVIAPGLLSGSIAAMSGRVSVGCKSPLTGGIKEANAGGQPSQMLARLGYAAIVLEGKPKDGSLYKILINKDGVKISEDKSLKMLSNYQVVEKIKGEFGDKVACISIGQAGEMRLPAASVAFTDMELRPTRHAGRGGVGAVMGSKGVKVIIVDDTDLPMCQPKDPEKFRAANMKFVEGLRTHAVTGQALPSYGTNVLANIINEAGGYPTYNFKQGRFDGVAKISGETYAELETKRGGLATHGCHRGCVIRCSGVYNDKDGHFISKQPEYETVWAHGANCGIDDPDKIAMLDFLDDDIGLDTIEMGAAIGVAMDGGLIQFGDADGAINLIKEVGKGTPLGHIIGSGAAVTGKAFGVEKVPVVKGQALPAYDPRAVQGMGVTYATSPMGADHTAGYAVATNILKVGGDVDPLKPAGQIELSRNLQIATAAVDSTGMCLFIAFAILDQPETFQALLDMLNAFYGLELTAEGVAGLGKMILTTERDFNKRAGFSHLQDRLPLFFRRESLPPHNVKFQVTDEELDMVFNW